The Herbaspirillum sp. DW155 genomic interval GTAGCCGTACAGGCGGAAATTGTCGAGCAGGCGCCGACGCAGTTCCTCTATCTTGCGCGCTTCCGAGGGCAAGACGTCGGCGATGTTTTCGGGGAGAAGCCAGTTAGGCATAAACAAAAGTCAAAGCAGAAAAAAACGGTTTGCGTACTTGCGTGGCGCGAACGACAACGAGGCAAGCAGGCGTCCAGACGAACAATCGGGGCGGTCCGGGAATGCCTGCCGCCCCTCTTCTTGCGAACCGGGAAAATTGCATCCCGGAACATGATGTCCGACCCAAAAAAAGGAAAGATGCCCTTTACCAGCGGCATCCATCCGGTTCGCCCTGCCCGCCGGAAATGCACGGCGGCGCAGAACTGTTCACATTATCGCCTGATAAGCGGATTTTTACTTCTTCGCAGCGCTGGCAGTGCCGCCGCCGACTCCCTTGAAGTACTTGAAGAACTCCGAACTCGGATCCACCACCATGACATCGTGACGGTTCTTGAAGCTGGCGCGGTAGGCTTCCAGGCTGCGATAGAACTTGTAGAAGTCCGGGTTCTGGCCGAAAGCCTGGGCGTAGATCTGGGATGCCTTGGCATCGCCGGCACCACGGATCTTTTCGGATTCGCGATAGGCTTCGGCCAGGATCACCACACGCTGGCGGTCGGCGTCGGCGCGGATCTTCTCGGATTCGGCGGCACCGGTGGAGCGCAGTTCGTTGGCCACCCGCACGCGCTCGGACTTCATGCGTTCGAATACCGAGTTGTTGATCTGGTCCACGTAGTCCACACGGCGCAGGCGCACGTCGATGACTTCCACGCCAATCTGCTTGGCTTCGTTGGCCACGCGCGCCTGGATGGCGTCCATGACCCTGTTGCGCTGGCTGGAGATGACTTCACGCACGGTGCGCTTGGTGATCTCATCGTTCAGCGCGGCCTTGACGATCTGCGACAGGCGGTCCTGGGTACGGCGCTCGTCGGCGCCGAAGCTGACGAAGTACAGGCGCGGGTCAACGATGCGCCACTTGACGTAGGCATCGACCAGCACGTTCATCTTTTCGGCGGTGATGAAGCGGTCGGCGTCGGGGGTATCCAGGGTCTGGATGCGCTTGTCCAGATACATCACGTTCTGGAACGGCGGCGGCAGCTTGAAGTGCAGGCCCGGTTCGGTGATGACCTGCTTGACTTCACCGAGGGCGAAGACGATGGCCGCAGAACGCTGGTCCACCACGAAGATGGTGGACGAAGCCAGCCAGATCGCCACCACGGCGACGATCACGGAAGTAACGAGGCGGCCCATCAGCGCACCTCCCTTTCACGCGCATCACGGGGATCGCGGTTTCTCGAATCTCGCATCAGCTCGGAAGAATACACGGTGTCGTTTCCTGCAGTCGAATTGGTGGACGCGGCACTGGGCAGGGCCTGGCTGGCCGCCGGCGCCTGCGGCTTGCCGCTGGCCGGGGCCGCATCGGCGCCGCTTTGCTGGATCAGCTTGTCCAGGGGCAGGTACAGGAGGTTGCTGCCATTCTTCACATCGACCATGACCTTGGTGGTATTGGCGAAGATCTGCTGCATGGTTTCCAGGTACATGCGATCACGGGTGACGGCCGGGGCCTTGGCGTAGGCTTCCTGCACCTGGGTGAAGCGCGAGGCGTCACCTTCGGCATTGGCTACCACGCGGGAGCGGTAAGCTTCGGCTTCTTCCAGCAGGCGCGAGGCGGCGCCGGAAGCGCGCGGGATCACGTCGTTGGCATAGGCCTGGCCTTCGTTCTTCAGGCGTTCGCGGTCCTGGCCGGCCTTGACGGCATCATCGAAGGCGGCTTGCACCTGTTCGGGCGGTTGCACGCCTTGCATGGTGACGTTGGTGATCTGCACGCCGGACTTGTAGCGGTCCAGGATCTGCTGCATGCGCTGGCTCACGTCCAATGCGACTTTTTCACGGCCTTCATAGAGCACGAAGTCCATCTTGCTGCGGCCGACGATCTCGCGGATGGCGGTTTCGGCAACCTGGCGCACGGAATCATCCGGGTCACGGTTGTTGAACAGCCATTCGGCCGCGTTCTTGAGCTTGTACTGGACGGCAAACTGGATGTCGATGATGTTTTCATCATCGGTGAGCATCAGGGATTCCTTCAACTGCTTGTTGCGCACGTTGCCGCGATAGCCAATCTCGGCGGTGCGCACCTGCGACATGTTGACGATCTCATGACCCTGGATGGGATAGGGCCAGCGCCAGTTGAAGCCCGGCAGCGTGGTGTGGCTGTAGCGGCCGAAGGTGGTCACCACGGCGGTCTGGCCTTCCTGCACGATAAAGAAACCGCTGGCCAGCCAGAGGAAGACGACGATGACGGCAATGACGCCCACGCCGATGCCGGCGCCCTTGACGTCACCACGATTGAAACCGCCGCCACCGTTGCCGCCATCGGAACCACCACCCTTGCGGCCGAGCAGGCCGGCGATGCGTTGGTTGAAGTCGCGCCAGAGCTGGTCGAGGTCGGGCGGACCGTCATTGTTGCCGGACGGTTTTTCGGGCCGTTTGTCGCCGTTACTTCCGTTATTCTGATTCTCGCGGTTGTCGTTTTGCGAACCACGTCCCCATTGGGGGTCGTTCAACGAAAACTTGACACCGATTTTCCTGAATAAAGACACAAGCATGCGTTTGCGTTCCGGCTGAAGTGATGGATTAAGAGAATCTAGGAGGAATGCGCGCCAGGAACGAGCAACGAGCCGTCCCCTCGAACGGCTCAAGCGTGCATGTCTTCGGAATCGACTGGCTCAGAACGGCTGCGACCCCTGGCCTCCAAGGCGGCCTTGAGCGAAGCGGCGATCGCTTCGCGCAGCAGATCCAGGCCAGCACCAGACTTGGCACTGACGAAAACCCGCTGGATTTTACCATACTCGTCATATTCGACCGCCGGTTCCAGACCGGCGGCGTCGATCTTGTTCCAGACCAGGATTTGCGGCACGTGGTCAGCGCCGATTTCCTTCAAGACCAGATTGACCTGCTCGATCTGTTCCATCCGCACCGGGCTGGCGGCATCCACCACGTGCAGCAGCAGGTCGGCATGGATGGTTTCTTCCAGGGTGGCGCGGAAGGCTTCGACCAGCTGGTGAGGCAGTTCGCGGATGAAACCCACGGTATCCGAAATCACCACGTGCCCGACCTCGCCCAGGTAGACACGACGGGAAGTCGTATCCAGCGTGGCAAAGAGCTGGTTGGCGGCATACACCCCGGCCTTGGCCAGGGAATTGAAGATGGTCGACTTGCCGGCGTTGGTATAACCCACCAGCGAGACTGAGAAGGTTTCGCTGCGGCCGCGCGCACGGCGCTGCGTAGCATGTTGCCGGCGCAGCTTGGCCAGCACCGCCCGCAAGGCCTTGACGCGCTCGCCCAGCAGGCGCCGGTCAGTTTCGAGCTGGGTTTCACCGGGGCCACGCAGGCCGATACCACCCTTCTGGCGCTCCAGGTGGGTCCAGCCGCGGATCAGGCGGGTCGCCAGATGCTGCAACTGGGCCAGTTCGACCTGCACCTTGCCCTCGTGGCTCTTGGCACGCTGCGCGAAGATATCGAGGATCAGGCTGGTACGGTCGAGCACACGCACCTTCAACACCCGCTCCAGGTTGCGTTGCTGGGCCGGCGACAAGGCGTGATTGAAAATGACCAGTTCGAGCTGGAGATCGGCAACAGCTTCGGCGACTTCTTGCGCCTTGCCGGTACCAACGAAGAGAGCGGCATCCGGACTGGCACGGCGGCCGGTGATGGTGATCACCGGTTCCGCACCAGCCGATTTTGCCAACAGGAAGAGCTCATCCAGACTAGCGGCGAAATCGTTCTTGCCGAAGTCCAGGCCGACTAACGCGGCACGCATGTCAAAATGCCCACGGCGTCAAGCCGGCCAGGTAGACCATTATTCGTCGGACGAGGATTCGAGACTGAGATTGACCGCGCGTGCAGGCACGACGGTAGAGATGGCGTGTTTGTAAACCATTTGCGTAACGGTGTTACGCAGCAGAACTACATATTGATCGAAAGACTCCACATGGCCTTGCAGCTTGATGCCGTTGACCAGATAGATAGAGACGGGAACGTGCTCTTTTCTCAATGCGTTCAGGAATGGGTCTTGTAACAATTGCCCTTTGTTGCTCATGGCAGCTCCACGGTGTTGTTGTGATTAGGACTTGGAGGCACTTCAAGGAATATCAAGTGCTTGACCAACTTTATGCTATTCAATTTAAACGATTTTCGCTCCAACGCCAAAAAACATTGATCGAATAGCAGGATTTACGACTATTTTTCCTGCCGGATGAAAGGATTCTTGCCCGACTTGAACTCGATACGCAGTGGAGTGCCGACCAGGGAGAAAGTTTCCCGGAAGTGCTTTTCCAGATAACGCTTGTAATTGTCGTCGATGGCTTCCAGCGCATTGCCGTGAATCACCACCACCGGCGGGTTCTGCCCCCCCTGGTGCGCATAGCGCAGCTTGGGACGGATCGAACCCTTGCGGCGCGGCTGCTGGTGTTCCAGCGCTTCTTCCAGCGCACGCGTGAGGCGCGGGGTGCTCAGCTTGGCCATGGCGGCAGCGTAGGCCGAATCAATCGACTTCATCAGCGGACCGATGCCGGTCGACTTCAGGGCCGAGATGAAGTGGAACTTGGCGAAGGAAAGAAAATTCAGTTTGCGCTCCAGATCCATCTTGATCTGGTTGCGCTGGTCGCTTTCCATGCCATCCCATTTGTTCACACCGACCACCAGCGCCCTGCCCGACTCCAGCACGAAGCCGGCGATGTGGGCATCCTGCTCGGAAATATCCTGCTGGGCATCCAGCAGCAGCAGCACGACGTTGGCGTCTGAAATCGATTTCAGCGTCTTGACCACGGAAAACTTCTCGATGGCCTCGAACACCTTGCCACGGCGGCGGATGCCGGCGGTATCGATCAGCGTGTAGTGACGGCCTTCGCGCTCGAACGGAATTTCAATCGAGTCGCGCGTGGTACCCGGCATGTCGAAGGCGATCACGCGCTCTTCGCCCAGCAGCGTGTTGACCAGGGTCGACTTGCCCACGTTGGGACGGCCGACGATGGCGATCTTGGTGCCGCGCACGGCCGGCTCTTCCGCTTCAGGCTCCTGGGCGCGCTGGGCTTCGACCTGATCCAGGGCTTCCTGCACCAGGTCGGCCACGCCGTCACCGTGAGCGGCGGAGATCACATAAGGATCGCCCATGCCCAGCTCGTAGAAGTCGGCGGTGACCGAGGTGTACTTCATGCCTTCGGACTTGTTGACCACCAGCAGCACGGAACGGCCGCACTTGCGCAGGAAGTCGGTGATGGTCTTGTCGTGCGGCGTCAATCCCTGGCGGCCGTCGACGATGAACACCACGATGTCGGCCTCGACCACTGCCTGCTTGGTCTGCTTGGCCATCTCATACATGATCCCGTCCTTGGCGACGGGTTCGAAGCCACCGGTATCGATCACCAGGAACGGACGTTCGCCGACCCGGCCTTCGCCGTAGTGACGATCGCGCGTCAGGCCGGGCAGGTCCGCCACCAGCGCATCGCGGCTGCGGGTGAGCCTGTTGAACAACGTCGATTTGCCGACGTTGGGACGGCCTACAAGTGCAATTACCGGTTTCATTTCTTTTCTTGGGGGTCGTTCGTCACTGCCGCTTATTCGGCGACGACGGAGACCACGGTTCCTGATTTGGTTTGGAAAACGACAGACGAGCCGGTAGAGACCGGAGGCGCCTGGATAGCACTGCCGTCGGTAGCCAGACGGGCCACGAAGGCGCCGTCTTCCCGCGACAGGAAGTGAATATAACCCTGGAAGTCACCTACCGCCACCGCCTTGCCCACGCCGATCGGGCTGGAAAGCACGCGGTTCTTCAGACGGTCGTTGCGCCAGATGACGGCACCGGTATCCCGTGCAAACTCGGTGACGGCACCGCCGACATCGGCCGCATAGACGTAAGCGTCATCCAGATTGACGCCCACATCGCTGGAAAACTCCTTGATCCAGCGCACATTACCGTTGAGCAAGTCGAAGCAACCGATACGCCCCTGGTAGGATGCCGCGCAGATGTCACGCGAACCCAGTGCCGGCACGCCCGACACATCGGAGATACGTTCCAGTTCGGTGGTGCCACGCGGATCGCCCACCGGCACCTCCCAGCGCGGACCACCGTTGTTCAGTGCCAGCGCCGACAGACGGCCACCCGGCAATGCGACGAAAGCGGTTTGCGAACCGATCGCGATACCCGGCGCATTGCGCAAGGTCAGCGAGGGCAGGTTGCGCTGGACCATCCAGCGCTGGCTGCCATTGTCGGCATCGTACGCGGTCACGCGGTTATCGATGCTGCGAATGACCACCAGGCCTTCGCCCACGGCCGGTGCCGACAGCACTTCGCTGGGCGCCTGGGCGCTCCAGGTCGGCTTGCCGGTAGCGGCATCGAAGGCCTGGATGCGACCCTTCTCGCCGACCACCACCACGGTGCTGCCATCGCTGCCCACGCCGGCCGTCAGTTCGCCCTCAGCGCGGCTGCGCCACAGGGTCTGGCCGTTCTGGGCATTGATGCGCACCACGGTGCCATCGTTGGCCGCAGCAAAGATGCTGCCGGCGGCAAATGCCGGGGTGAACTGGTAATTGCCGGACTTGCCGACGCTGACCGTCCAGGTAGCCTGGGCGCGCATTTTCTGGGTGAATTCGACCAGCGGTGCAGGCGGATTTGGATCCTTCTTGCTGGAGAACAGCGAGCAGCCGGACAAGGCCACCACGGCCGCCATGGCGGCCACGTTCAGCGCCAGCTTGCCGGCGCGGCGGGATCGTGCAAAGGATGTTGCCTGGGCAGCAGTGGCTGTCACACTACGCATATTCTGTTTCCTCTAAGCGATGGATGGGTTCGCGCGGGATTGCGGTTCCATTCCCGGGCAGATGATCCGCCGTAGCGGATCATGGCCCCGTCAATTCATGGACGCAAACGTTCGGTAGCAGCTCAGGCCTTGGGGGCTTCGCCGCCGATGGCGTCAAGCTTGATCTGGATCAGCTGGCGGCCTGGGTCCTTGGCGTCGCTCTTTTCCAGTGCCAGCTTGTAGGCGCTGCGGGCTTCGTCACGCTTGCCCTGGGCCGCCAGCACATCGCCCTTGCGGTCAGCGATGGCACCGGCGAACTGGGCCGGATAATCGCCCGACAAGACCTTCAGCGCCTCGTCATAGGACTTGGCATCGAGCAGCACGCCCGCCAGACGCACCGCCGCGATGGCCTTGTATTCCTTGCCACGGCCATGGTCGATCACCCATTGCAGCTGCTTCTTGGCCGCGTCCAGATCATTGGCATCGAAGGCCGACTTGGCCGCCACCAGCGCGCTCATCTCGGCGTAGGCGGTGCCGCTGAACTTGTCCTGGATATCGGCGGCGGCACGTTGCACCTTGGAATTGTCCTTGGCGGCCAGCGACTTCTGCTGTTCTTCATAGAGCACCGAGGCTTGCGCCGACTGGCGGCCCTGGTAAGTATTCCAGCCGGTCCAGGCGGCATAGCCGGCCAGCGCGATGATCAGCACCCAGGTCACCAGGTTGCCGTATTTCGCCCACCAGGCCTTGATGGAATCCAGCTGTTCTTGTTCTTCGAGATCGTATGCCATGTAACTCTGCGTTTAGATAAGTTGACGGTCGAGGTGAACGGGTCTTCAGGGGTGATAGTGCACGTGGTCGTGATCATGGTCATGATCGCCCACGATCTGTTCCACGATGTAGTCGACCACGCCGTCGAAGGCCATGTTGCTCTGGTTGGCACGCCCTTCCTCGGCATTGCCTTCGCGCATGTGCTTGACGGTGGCGGTACCGGCCTTGAGCTCGTCTTCGCCGATGATCACGGCAAAGGCAGCACCACTGGCATCGGCGCGTTTCATCTGCGCCTTGAACGAACCACCACCATTGGACGATGCGCAATGTAGCACAACATCGAGCCCGGCAGTCCGCAAACGTTCAGCCAGAACGAAAGATTGCAATTGTGCATCCTCGCCTTGATGGACCAGATAGACGTCGCACTGATTGGGTGCGTACTGTTCACCGCTGGCCTTCATCAGCTCCAGCAGGCGTTCCACGCCCATGGCGAAGCCGCAGGCCGGGGTCGGCTTGCCGCCGAACATTTCGATCAGCGGATCGTAGCGGCCACCGCCGCAGACCGTGCCCTGCGAGCCCAGCTGATCGGTGACCCACTCGAATACGGTACGGTTGTAGTAGTCCATGCCGCGCACCAGGCGCGGGTTGATGGTGAAGGGAATATTGTTGTGGCGCAGGATCTTCTGCACGCCCTCGAAGTGCGCGCGCGATTCTTCACCCAGGTAATCCAGCAGCTTGGGCGCGGCGTTCACCATCGCCTGCATGGCAGGATTCTTCGTATCGAGGATGCGCAGCGGGTTGGCGTGCAGGCGGCGCTGGGCGTCGGTGTCCAGCAAGTCCTTGTGCTGCTCGAAATAGGCGATCAGGTCGGCACGGTGCTTGTTGCGCTCTTCCGCGTTGCCGATGGAGTTCAGTTCCAGGCGGATGTCGGACAGGCCCAGGTCATCCCACAGGCGCTGGCACATCATGATCAGTTCGGCATCGATGTCCGGGCCGCTGAAGCCCACGGCTTCGGCACCGACCTGGTGGAACTGGCGATAACGGCCGCGCTGCGGACGCTCGTGGCGGAACATCGGGCCCACGTACCACAGGCGCTTGGGGCCGTCGTAGGTCAGGTTGTGTTCCAGGGCGGCACGCACCACGCCGGCGGTGTTTTCCGGACGCAGGGTCAGGTTGTCGCCGTTCATGGAATCGGTGAAGGAATACATCTCCTTCTCGACGATATCGGTCACCTCGCCCAGGCCACGCGCAAACAGCGCGGTCGGCTCGACGATGGGGGTGCGGATCTGCTGGAAACCGTAGCTCTTGAGCACCGATTGCACGGTGTTCTCGAACAGTTCCCACAGCGGTGCGTCGGCCGGCAGGATGTCATTCATGCCTTTGACGCCAACGATTTTTTCGACTTTCTTTTGTTCTGACATACCGAAATCCGGAATTTTGCTTTTTACTTCATTTTTGGAAGCTGGAATATGTCGCATCTTTCGTGCGACGGGCCAGCGCAAGTGTACTGCATGGCCCGCAACACCCTCTGGTAGCGGGCCACGCGGCGATCAGGCATGGCGGCCCTGACCGTAATGCGATTCGACGTATTCCAGCACCACGTTCTGGAATTCCTCGGCGATGCGTTCGCCGCGCAGGGTCATCTTCTTCTCGCCATCGATGAACACCGGTGCCGCCGGCGATTCGCCGGTGCCGGGCAGGCTGATACCGATGTTGGCGTGCTTGGATTCACCGGGACCATTGACGATGCAGCCCATCACGGCCACGTTCATGGCTTCCACGCCGGGGTACTTGCCCTTCCACACCGGCATCTGCTCACGCAGGAAGGTCTGGATCTTGTCCGCCAAATCCTGGAACACGGTCGAGGTGGTGCGACCGCAACCCGGGCAGGCGATCACCATCGGGGTGAACTTGCGCAGGCCCATGGTCTGCAGGATTTCCTGGCCGACCACCACTTCCTTGGTACGGTCGCCGCCCGGCTCGGGGGTCAGCGAGATGCGGATGGTGTCGCCGATGCCTTCCTGCAGCAGCACCGACAGCGCAGCCGTGGAGGCGACGATGCCCTTGCTGCCCATGCCGGCCTCGGTCAGGCCCAGGTGCAGCGGATAGTCGCAACGGCGCGCCAGTTCACGGTAGACCGCGATCAGGTCCTGCACGCCCGAGACCTTGCAGGAGAGGATGATCTTGTCGCCTGCCATGCCGAGTTCTTCGGCACGCTGGGCGTTTTCGATGGCCGATGTGACCAAGGCTTCATACATCACCGCCTGGGCCGACCAGGGTTCGGCGCGCCCGGCGTTTTCGTCCATGATGCGCGCCAGCAGGGCCTGGTCCAGGCTGCCCCAGTTGACACCGATGCGCACCGGCTTGTCGTACTTGCAGGCGACTTCGATCATCTGCGCGAACTGCGTGTCGCGCTTGGCGCCCTTGCCGACGTTGCCGGGGTTGATGCGGTACTTGGAAAGCGCCTGGGCACACTCCGGATAGTCGGTCAACAGGGTGTGGCCGTTGTAGTGGAAATCTCCCACCAGCGGCACATCCACCCCCATGCGGTCGAGCTGTTCACGGATCGCGGGCACGGCTGCCGCAGCCTCGGGCGTATTGACGGTCAGGCGAACGATTTCGGAGCCGGCGCGCGCCAGCTCCTTGATCTGGATCGCCGTGCCGATGGCGTCGGCCGTATCGGTATTGGTCATGGATTGCACCATGACCGGGGCGCCACCGCCAACGATGATCTCGCGCGCCCCATGGCTGATGACCACGCGGCGGCTGTTGCGGCGGGCCAGCGGCCCGGAGGCGATCGGGGAGGAAGACATGATGGACAGTCGGTTCAGTTCAGGTTCAGGCGGGCAACATTGCTGCCGCCTGGGGTTTTCAGGTCCAGCGGCTGGCCGCGCAAGGTAGCATCAACGCCGGCCGCGTTGCCGATGATCAGGGTGGCGGCGTCCGACACATCGAAGCTCTCGGTGGTGCCCGCCTTGAGCAGACGCGAGATGATGGTGCTCTTGTCAGCACGGCGGATTTCCACCCACGAATCCTCGCGGAAGGTCAGGCGCAGCAAATCCTTGCTGTTGACGATGTTCAAGCCGCTGGGCACGCTGGTCGAGGACATCTGCGACGGCGCAGCAGAAGAAGCGGCAGGCGCAGCCGACACCGAGGCCGACGCCGGCTGGCTGGCCGCAGGGGTGGCCGCCTGGACCGGCTCCGGCCTGGACGCCGCGGGCGCCGGGGCCTCTGCTGCCGGAGCAGCCGGCCTGGAGGCTTCCTCGGCAGGCGCGGGCGTGATGGTCTCTACGCGCGCATTGACGGGTGTGTCGCTGGAAGCCGCTTCTGTGGCCGGCGCAGGCTCCGCAGCAGCGTCCGGCGCCGCGGCAGATTCCACATGGTGCGACTTCAGGAAGGCCAGCTGCGGCACGTTGGTGCCCAGTTCGGTCCAACGCACGGCAGCAGCACCGGCCAGCAGCGCCAACACCACCACGCCTGCCAGGATGGGCAGCGCCGAGCTGTTGCCGCGCGTACTCATCATCATGGCCGGCAGCGGGCCTTCGGAGAAGGGGGTGGACAGCGAATGCTGCGGCACGATGTGGTCGCGCTGCTGCACTGCCGACTCCTGCGGCATGGCAGCCGCGAGCGCATGGGCATCCAGCCCCAGTACCTTGGCATAGCTGCGCACGAAGCCGCGTGCCACCGCCAGGCCAGGCAGGGCGGCGTAGTTGTCGGCCTCGATGGCCTGGATCTGGCGCGGAGCCAGCTTGACCAGGCTGGCCACCTGCTCGACGGACCAGCCCTTCTTCTGCCGCGCCCCAGCCAGCAAGGCACCGGGCAAGACCTGGGCCGGGGACGATGGGCCGGGGTCTTGCGGTTGCTGCGACGACATTTCGTTCATTTGTTGATCACTCATCAAATGCTCCACATGGAAAAGCTTTTTTTAGCCGGCGCTGGCCGGATTCTTTGGGAGCGTCCCTGCGCGGCATCTGCCGCGTCCCTTCGGGGAAATTCGATAACTTCAGCCTACCCTGACAGACATCGGCAAGACGGGCGATAACTTCAGTGAAAACACAAAAAGGACGTACGATGCCTGCGCCCCAGCGCAACATCGACGCCCCCGCTACGCATTCTGTAAAAAACGGTGCAGCCTCCCTCGCCTTGGCGGCAAAGGCTGGTACCGCAGGACCAGCAAGAAAGTGGCACTGCCCTGCCGTCACCCGGAGATCTCCACGATGCGGCCGAAGTCGCGGCCGAACTTGGCCTGGTATTCGGCCATCTTCTGCATGCGCTCCTGCACGCGGGTACGATCCTTCACTTCGCCGGCCAGCTGACCGCAAGCGGCATCGATATCGTCGCCACGGGTCTTGCGGATGGTGGTCACGATACCGGCATCCATCAGGATCTGCGCAAACGCCTTGATGCGCGGATTGTGCGAACGTTTCAAGCCCGACTCGGGGAAGGGGTTGAAGGGAATCAGATTGAACTTGCAGGCAATGGCGGTCTCGCCTTCCTTCACCAGCGCGACCAGTTCGCGCGCATGGGTGTCGGTGTCGTTGACGCCATCGAGCATGCAGTACTCGAAGGTGATGAAATCGCGCGGCGCGAATTCCAGATAGCGCTTGCAGGCCAGCATCAGCTCGCGCAGCGGGTGCTTGCGGTTCAGCGGAATGAGCGAATCGCGCAGCGCATCGTTGGAGGCGTGCAGCGAGACGGCCAGGGCCACCGGGCATTCCTGGGACAGCTTGTCGATCATCGGCACCACGCCGCTGGTCGACAGTGTTACGCGGCGGCGCGACAGGCCATAGGCATTGTCGTCCAGCATCAGGCGCAAGGCGGTC includes:
- the hflX gene encoding GTPase HflX, with protein sequence MRAALVGLDFGKNDFAASLDELFLLAKSAGAEPVITITGRRASPDAALFVGTGKAQEVAEAVADLQLELVIFNHALSPAQQRNLERVLKVRVLDRTSLILDIFAQRAKSHEGKVQVELAQLQHLATRLIRGWTHLERQKGGIGLRGPGETQLETDRRLLGERVKALRAVLAKLRRQHATQRRARGRSETFSVSLVGYTNAGKSTIFNSLAKAGVYAANQLFATLDTTSRRVYLGEVGHVVISDTVGFIRELPHQLVEAFRATLEETIHADLLLHVVDAASPVRMEQIEQVNLVLKEIGADHVPQILVWNKIDAAGLEPAVEYDEYGKIQRVFVSAKSGAGLDLLREAIAASLKAALEARGRSRSEPVDSEDMHA
- the hflK gene encoding FtsH protease activity modulator HflK produces the protein MLVSLFRKIGVKFSLNDPQWGRGSQNDNRENQNNGSNGDKRPEKPSGNNDGPPDLDQLWRDFNQRIAGLLGRKGGGSDGGNGGGGFNRGDVKGAGIGVGVIAVIVVFLWLASGFFIVQEGQTAVVTTFGRYSHTTLPGFNWRWPYPIQGHEIVNMSQVRTAEIGYRGNVRNKQLKESLMLTDDENIIDIQFAVQYKLKNAAEWLFNNRDPDDSVRQVAETAIREIVGRSKMDFVLYEGREKVALDVSQRMQQILDRYKSGVQITNVTMQGVQPPEQVQAAFDDAVKAGQDRERLKNEGQAYANDVIPRASGAASRLLEEAEAYRSRVVANAEGDASRFTQVQEAYAKAPAVTRDRMYLETMQQIFANTTKVMVDVKNGSNLLYLPLDKLIQQSGADAAPASGKPQAPAASQALPSAASTNSTAGNDTVYSSELMRDSRNRDPRDAREREVR
- the hfq gene encoding RNA chaperone Hfq, which codes for MSNKGQLLQDPFLNALRKEHVPVSIYLVNGIKLQGHVESFDQYVVLLRNTVTQMVYKHAISTVVPARAVNLSLESSSDE
- the hflC gene encoding protease modulator HflC, translated to MGRLVTSVIVAVVAIWLASSTIFVVDQRSAAIVFALGEVKQVITEPGLHFKLPPPFQNVMYLDKRIQTLDTPDADRFITAEKMNVLVDAYVKWRIVDPRLYFVSFGADERRTQDRLSQIVKAALNDEITKRTVREVISSQRNRVMDAIQARVANEAKQIGVEVIDVRLRRVDYVDQINNSVFERMKSERVRVANELRSTGAAESEKIRADADRQRVVILAEAYRESEKIRGAGDAKASQIYAQAFGQNPDFYKFYRSLEAYRASFKNRHDVMVVDPSSEFFKYFKGVGGGTASAAKK
- the hisS gene encoding histidine--tRNA ligase → MSEQKKVEKIVGVKGMNDILPADAPLWELFENTVQSVLKSYGFQQIRTPIVEPTALFARGLGEVTDIVEKEMYSFTDSMNGDNLTLRPENTAGVVRAALEHNLTYDGPKRLWYVGPMFRHERPQRGRYRQFHQVGAEAVGFSGPDIDAELIMMCQRLWDDLGLSDIRLELNSIGNAEERNKHRADLIAYFEQHKDLLDTDAQRRLHANPLRILDTKNPAMQAMVNAAPKLLDYLGEESRAHFEGVQKILRHNNIPFTINPRLVRGMDYYNRTVFEWVTDQLGSQGTVCGGGRYDPLIEMFGGKPTPACGFAMGVERLLELMKASGEQYAPNQCDVYLVHQGEDAQLQSFVLAERLRTAGLDVVLHCASSNGGGSFKAQMKRADASGAAFAVIIGEDELKAGTATVKHMREGNAEEGRANQSNMAFDGVVDYIVEQIVGDHDHDHDHVHYHP
- the bamB gene encoding outer membrane protein assembly factor BamB, which codes for MRSVTATAAQATSFARSRRAGKLALNVAAMAAVVALSGCSLFSSKKDPNPPAPLVEFTQKMRAQATWTVSVGKSGNYQFTPAFAAGSIFAAANDGTVVRINAQNGQTLWRSRAEGELTAGVGSDGSTVVVVGEKGRIQAFDAATGKPTWSAQAPSEVLSAPAVGEGLVVIRSIDNRVTAYDADNGSQRWMVQRNLPSLTLRNAPGIAIGSQTAFVALPGGRLSALALNNGGPRWEVPVGDPRGTTELERISDVSGVPALGSRDICAASYQGRIGCFDLLNGNVRWIKEFSSDVGVNLDDAYVYAADVGGAVTEFARDTGAVIWRNDRLKNRVLSSPIGVGKAVAVGDFQGYIHFLSREDGAFVARLATDGSAIQAPPVSTGSSVVFQTKSGTVVSVVAE
- the der gene encoding ribosome biogenesis GTPase Der; the protein is MKPVIALVGRPNVGKSTLFNRLTRSRDALVADLPGLTRDRHYGEGRVGERPFLVIDTGGFEPVAKDGIMYEMAKQTKQAVVEADIVVFIVDGRQGLTPHDKTITDFLRKCGRSVLLVVNKSEGMKYTSVTADFYELGMGDPYVISAAHGDGVADLVQEALDQVEAQRAQEPEAEEPAVRGTKIAIVGRPNVGKSTLVNTLLGEERVIAFDMPGTTRDSIEIPFEREGRHYTLIDTAGIRRRGKVFEAIEKFSVVKTLKSISDANVVLLLLDAQQDISEQDAHIAGFVLESGRALVVGVNKWDGMESDQRNQIKMDLERKLNFLSFAKFHFISALKSTGIGPLMKSIDSAYAAAMAKLSTPRLTRALEEALEHQQPRRKGSIRPKLRYAHQGGQNPPVVVIHGNALEAIDDNYKRYLEKHFRETFSLVGTPLRIEFKSGKNPFIRQEK
- a CDS encoding tetratricopeptide repeat protein, yielding MAYDLEEQEQLDSIKAWWAKYGNLVTWVLIIALAGYAAWTGWNTYQGRQSAQASVLYEEQQKSLAAKDNSKVQRAAADIQDKFSGTAYAEMSALVAAKSAFDANDLDAAKKQLQWVIDHGRGKEYKAIAAVRLAGVLLDAKSYDEALKVLSGDYPAQFAGAIADRKGDVLAAQGKRDEARSAYKLALEKSDAKDPGRQLIQIKLDAIGGEAPKA